In the Malania oleifera isolate guangnan ecotype guangnan chromosome 1, ASM2987363v1, whole genome shotgun sequence genome, one interval contains:
- the LOC131157663 gene encoding wall-associated receptor kinase-like 10 → MALLCAMQVTLLLLLLFSAVAKAEPAIAKPGCRPQCGNVSVPYPFGIGLAECYLDEWFAIDCNETSSPPKLIIRSINMEALDIDLRGTVRVRSPIISSPNCSSPAENREGVSLQGSPYAFSSSQNMFTAIGCNNFAVMTDIDPTVVGCKADCNSSRNNSRKFNCTSGFNCCQTTPPSDLKVFNAGISNIDGHRSNAGECKYAFLVEKDWFSNERDPILSIEGRGFTPVVLNWKIYEWNNNSQALFAMWNRREVSCDFSVIQYPENEFRILSVLCHCSTGYKGNPYLHAACVDINECEDPKLHTCNSAGDCENTIGGYNCDKRKTKMKIAVIVVGTTLAVLLLLLITWWLYKVIKKRNETKLKKKNFKRNGGLLLKQRVSSNEDNVQSTRLFNSRDLEKATDHFNKSRILGQGGQGTVYKGMLVDGKIVAIKKSTVVDEANLEQFINEVVILSQINHRNVVKLLGCCLETQVPLLVYEFIPNGTLLQYLHEQNEEFPLTWELRLRIATEVAGALTYLHSAASLPIYHRDIKSTNILLDDKYRAKVADFGTSRSVAAIDQTHITTQVCGTFGYLDPQYFQTSQFTEKSDVYSFGVVLVELITGEKAVSSMRSQEGKNLATYFIIAVEANHLHDILDARVKQEGRIEEIIAVAELAKRCLNLNGRNRPTMREVVIALEGIRKGSNVQQMQEEFEYVRTEENEPWDNFSTSTRSLLQYHTSTIK, encoded by the exons ATGGCTCTGCTATGTGCGATGCAAGTTACTTTGTTGCTGCTTTTGCTATTCAGTGCAGTAGCAAAAGCAGAACCAGCTATAGCCAAACCAGGCTGCAGACCCCAGTGCGGAAATGTTAGTGTTCCATACCCATTTGGAATTGGACTGGCAGAATGTTACCTGGACGAGTGGTTCGCCATTGACTGCAACGAAACCTCCAGCCCTCCTAAACTTATCATCAGGAGTATCAATATGGAGGCTCTGGATATAGATCTTCGAGGCACAGTTCGTGTCAGGAGCCCGATAATTTCTTCTCCAAACTGTTCTAGTCCAGCAGAAAATCGTGAAGGGGTGAGCTTACAGGGGAGTCCTTATGCCTTCTCATCCTCTCAGAACATGTTCACCGCAATTGGCTGCAACAACTTCGCAGTAATGACTGATATTGATCCCACGGTTGTTGGGTGCAAAGCAGACTGCAACTCCAGTAGAAATAACAGCAGAAAATTCAACTGCACATCAGGCTTCAATTGCTGCCAGACGACGCCCCCTTCAGACCTTAAAGTGTTCAATGCAGGTATTAGTAACATAGATGGTCACAGAAGTAATGCAGGCGAGTGCAAGTATGCTTTCTTGGTAGAGAAAGATTGGTTCAGTAACGAGCGTGATCCCATTTTGTCCATTGAAGGAAGGGGTTTCACTCCAGTGGTGCTGAACTGGAAGATATATGAATGGAACAACAATTCCCAGGCTTTGTTTGCTATGTGGAACAGAAGGGAGGTCAGCTGTGATTTTTCTGTCATCCAATACCCAGAGAATGAGTTCCGTATTTTAAGCGTTCTATGTCATTGCAGTACGGGATACAAAGGAAACCCTTATCTTCATGCAGCATGTGTAG aCATAAATGAGTGCGAGGATCCAAAGCTACACACATGCAACAGTGCAGGAGATTGTGAGAATACAATTGGGGGTTACAATTGTGACAAACGAAAAACTAAGATGAAGATAGCCGTGATAG TTGTTGGCACAACCCTTGCTGTGCTCCTTCTACTCTTAATTACATGGTGGTTATACAAAGTGattaagaaaagaaatgaaactaAGCTCAAGAAAAAGAATTTCAAAAGGAATGGTGGCTTGTTGTTGAAGCAACGAGTATCATCGAATGAAGATAATGTCCAGAGTACAAGACTATTCAATTCAAGGGACTTGGAGAAGGCCACAGACCATTTTAACAAAAGCCGAATACTTGGTCAAGGTGGGCAAGGTACAGTGTACAAAGGAATGCTGGTTGATGGCAAAATTGTTGCAATCAAGAAGTCCACAGTAGTGGATGAGGCTAACCTTGAACAATTCATCAATGAGGTTGTTATTCTTTCACAGATTAATCACAGAAATGTGGTTAAGCTACTTGGGTGTTGCTTGGAGACTCAAGTTCCTCTGTTGGTTTATGAATTCATCCCAAATGGAACACTTCTCCAATATCTTCATGAACAAAATGAAGAGTTTCCACTGACATGGGAGTTGCGCTTAAGGATTGCCACAGAAGTTGCTGGAGCACTTACCTACTTGCACTCGGCAGCTTCACTGCCTATTTACCACCGAGACATAAAGTCTACGAACATACTCTTAGATGATAAGTACAGAGCAAAAGTAGCTGACTTTGGGACTTCAAGGTCTGTTGCAGCCATTGACCAAACTCACATAACCACACAAGTATGTGGCACCTTTGGATACCTAGATCCACAGTACTTCCAAACAAGCCAATTTACAGAAAAGAGTGATGTTTATAGCTTTGGAGTTGTCCTGGTTGAACTAATAACTGGAGAGAAAGCAGTTTCTTCCATGAGGTCACAAGAAGGCAAAAATCTGGCAACATATTTCATTATTGCAGTTGAAGCTAATCATCTACATGACATTCTTGATGCCCGAGTTAAGCAGGAGGGGCGTATAGAAGAGATCATTGCAGTTGCTGAACTTGCTAAGAGATGCTTGAATTTAAATGGGAGAAACCGACCAACAATGAGAGAGGTTGTCATTGCGTTGGAAGGGATTAGAAAAGGTTCTAACGTTCAGCAGATGCAGGAAGAgtttgaatatgttagaactgaAGAAAACGAGCCTTGGGACAATTTTTCTACCTCAACAAGATCACTACTGCAGTATCATACCAGTACGATAAAATAG